A region of the Silene latifolia isolate original U9 population chromosome 9, ASM4854445v1, whole genome shotgun sequence genome:
ccaaacccttgcttgtcctcaagcaagcacacaATACAATGTATGACAAAGACAAGGGTACAAGAAACAATCATCCCTTCCAAATGCAATTCCCGTCAAGTAACTTTAAAGTACAATgaatcaaatcccgaaacaacatgggcatagagAAAATGTaacaacatggatgagatttacatgacggcgtagcataaAGGACTTCTCATGGACATTTCGACTCTTGCGTGATCTTATTGACATCGGACTCCTCGCAGGATAACACTCACACTCATGATATGAACATGGCAATATATATGTGAATGACACTCTCCTATCTATGACTCAAGAGAATACGCCCGCAATATAGTATGGtaaaatgtaatactacggttttatgagtctatgggtactctatcgagtggggcttactctgtcgagtaagtatgtttttatacgaaacagtagtctgtctgatgggtactcgatcgagtatgtgtgacactcgatcgagtaagttacttttacggattgttttgacgggatttgttaataacgcgtgattcatATTTAAATGTTTCCGTCACTTTATTCATCACTTTTACCTTTTCTAAAAACCCTTCAAAGAGAAAATAAGTTACGTTGTCTCCGTcatcgcgttactatcaaatcccaagggctaaggttgtcggatcgtcacgttctttgcaccattgagttcgtcgtgtcgagggtaagatccttgtatagtttttatgttgtttctttgagtttggttaaaaccctagttgggtaaattgggggttttgggggtaTTGtgcttattagatggtgattgtatgattgtatgtttgataggaggtgatttcattgaagaacgactttgattagctgctagaccgtctgtggtgattgcttttccaggtagggtttccctactcggtattaattacatgattgtggtgattgtgatgtagttagtgattgttgattgtttcagacggttgtgatttcatattatTGATTGTTTCAAacggttgttgaggttgtattgtgattattgtttatctgtctgtgttcttcggggtgcgtccctggctgagtggagtcacttgcgggagtggcttcacgcccttgattcgccttctgtgaaaCTCGCCACAGAgaggatatgcacattaatgaacttgggtttatcgctcgatggagatgagcggggatttggtgggtacggctgcggtcccccactggcggtgtggagtacttattgcgatgggtactctggtagggctacacactttagtgcgtagtcagttgtgtggagattgttgatggagactggggattgttGTGTTGACGGAGTTGTTTGGCTGTTGTTTCATGTTTGTTttatatcgtgtaattagtactgaccccgtttaattgttttaaaaattatggtgatccattcggggatggctagctgggatgagttatcacatggattagaagagtcttccgctgtgtcagacgatgtctttaGTTTTCAGTTTTGGATAGTAGACATTTGGTTTTGGAAATTGTATTTGATTTATCAGTTTGGCTTTGAACATGTAAacgttaaattatatttacttttaaagtacgtttcgttattgtcttatgatattcattgcctcgggtaaccgagatggtgatgttcctatacctgagtggtcctggtaaggcacttagagtatgagggtgtcacataaaCATTCCAAATCAACAAGACAATGCTAATCATGATCAAATATGCACAAGAAAATAAGCCAAAAACAAAGAAGAAGGCTAGGGGAAATAGGTAAGAAGGTGGACAAAAGTTTTTGGTCATGtagagctaatgtcaagctagtaACAAACCAAATGTGTAAAGGATGGTAATTCCAACCTTAACCTTTCCCAAACAACAAGAACAAGAGTCAAAAGCAGCATGATGACTCATTTTGCATTACAACACAAGAGATTACTTCCCAAACCATATATCTCAAACATGGAAGCAACTCACATTTCTTTCGTTttcttttttcatcattttttctcatttttctaggcttctttctttctttcttttttatttctttttccattttttcaattcttttcttttcccATTTTTTCCTTCACATCCATTCACCAAATTACGAGAAATAACAATCCCGTAACAACAATGATCACAATAATGATAAATAACCATATCCCAAAGATAAGAGCACCCGAGCACAAGTAGTAAATCACTAGCTCAACAAAGGTAGGCAATTTTATATGTGGCTAGGAAAGAGGGTAATTTTTTGGCAATATAAGTAAGCAAACAAGTGATTGGCTTCAAAATGCAATCATGACAGCAAAACTCATAAAAAGTGGAATAAAGACCATACTTATGCGTATAGATGTGGTTAATAAGACTTTTGGTCCCACAATCTTTATATATTTTCAGGGGGCGTTTAGTTGGGGGTCTATAGTGAAGGGAAAAGGAAACAAAGTTAATGATTTCTTTTGTTgctgtttgtttgacacaaacaaagGGAATGAAAATTCCCTTCCTTACCCTTAAATCCATCTAATACCTTAACCCTCACCCCCAAGGTATGAAATTTCATTACCCTTGTTACCCTTCAACCATCTTATCGACCTACCAGTCTACCACCACACTTGTGCCACCACCACAATACTACCAGGatgccatcaccaccaccaccacaacgccaccgccaccaccacgacaccaccgcCACAGCCACCAACCCCACCACTGTCTGCTTCCTCATCCCTAACTCCAATACCCAACACCACCGCAATCTGTTACAACCACCACCACCTTATACCAATGTTAACCCTGCGATCGGTGACACTCCAACCCACCTACACCGATGCCTCTCATGCCCTACAACCCCTTATTCTCATTCGAAATCCCTATTGTAAACACCCTTTAAAAGCCTCGAAAACCTCTCCCCCACCACCTAAGTTCACCAGATCTGGTGTTTTCACGGATGATAGAGTGAACTTTGGTGGTGGGGGAGGGTTTTTCGAGACTTTTGGGtggtgtggtggttgtttgaaATGGAGGTCGGGATGTATACGGTGGTTGTGCAGGGAGTACGCGCCGGCGATGGTAGTAGTCTTACCCCTACATTTTGGAGGTCGAGCTGTTGAGGGTGATAGACATGGGTGGTCTTGGCCTTTGGTGGTGGTTGGTTGGTGGTTGAGTATAAAATGAGAGGTTGCTTAATACAGtagtatttttttattatttattcataCCAAACACCTATGATCATTTAAGGGAATCCAATTCTATTCCTCTTATAACCCTTTCCTGATtgcattctctttccctttcccgaaccaaacaccccctcatTTTCTTCCACATGTTATTGTACTTGTTGATTTTGTCTATTATCTAGACTAAAATGAGTATGAGGGCATTAGTAATAGACAAACCCCAAATGAGGTTTGTCTAGTGCCACATCACTCAAAACACAAACCTCTCTAACAACAAACCTCAATACAACAATACACAAATTTCTTAAATATAGACAAACCTCATAAAAGTATACTACATGGAGTCCACTATCATTGACAACAAAAAACACAAACCTGTATACAAAATTGTAATTATTCTCATCTACGAACCTCAACCCCCATTCACAACAATatagaaatttgtcaacaaacttctaaaaagtacacaaatctttgttgacaaacctctattgttGATGCCCTAGAAATAAATATCCCGTAACTATTAACtacgtagttgctcattcatgtacgaGTTTTACTTATTCAAGaactttttttcattatttttccataCTATGCCCTTTGCCTAATTCTCTCTAATTCTCCTAAGTCTCTCTTCTCTAATTCTCTCCCTctcaaaattaattaaattctacaaaattaattaaatccgtcaaattacacAATTATGGATACTAATTCTCGTATCGATCAAGTAATAAGTCTAattcttaattttattaattatattatatcaaATTAAGAAATTGATTTACCCTAATTAAATAAGAGTTTGTTTAAACCGTTGTCGTTATTGGTTGAAATTACATGGGAGCAGAGATTTTTAGTTAAATTCAGAAAAAGATTACCTAGCCAATCAAATGCTATGAGATGATAATCCTTTTATAGTAAAGGAATAACTTTGCGTATAAGTAGGCCTGTTACTTTGTAGCATTGCCCTGTCAAAACTGCACTTCTTTTTGATACAAATGCATTTTCTGATTCTTAAAATAGAAGATGACGAACTAGCCTTTGACGGTGCAGCTTGCGGTGATGCTTGACCGGATCTCATTGACGGTTGTGGATGGTGAATCAAGGAGAATTGAATATAGAGAgagaaaattgaaaatttgagggaatgaaataaaaggggtaAAATGGTCATTTTCGTCCATGAAGAAGTAAAACCTGTCCATGAATGAGTACCGCCCATTAACTAACCCATCTCAAAATGAAAATACTTCGTAATTAACTATTGTATGAAGGTTGTATAATTTGACAATCTAATCAtaattactagttttaaacccgtacaAAATTGCATGAGTATGTATTTGGACCAGTATTACTGTTTTttgatgtatatttgtttttgcatttctattgcacgggttgtaagacggaatttatcgcatgtttgaatctgaagaaataaatacattgcacactcacgggtcccaccataacatgaatttaaaaaaaaaaaaaaaaaactgcattGATGACGTGACGCGTTAAgaattgagtattgtcttttgtattaatatagataagattattACTCATGCATTCGTTTCAATAAACTAACTTAATATTCCGTATCTAATCTGAAAAACACTAATTTCTTTCCTATATCTCCCAAAATCATCAATTTAAATCAATTCATCAATGTTCAAGATCTTCCAAATTATCACCATGTATCATCACCACCTAACAAACCGATTCGAATATATGCTCTTTAGTGTTTACATACTCAAAAATCAAAACGCAGCTTTACCAGTCAGTATTACCGCTACCCAATCCTACGCTTGATCTCCAATAAAATTGGGGTTTTCTTACAATTTGGGCGCAATTTTATCCATtaaaaaaacaaatttagggCGAAAAATTTGGCGTCGTTTCAAATTCCGCGCCTacttttgtccttgttctcttCATTTCCCCCATTTtccctctttctctctctaacATCGGGAAAGCTGCTGCTGCACTTACTCCCTTGCTTCCCCACAATTTCTCTCTCTTCCAATTTCCCTCGTTTTttccgaaaccctaattatttcatCTCGATTTTTCCGATTATTACCTCACAATTTCATCATCATCGCCTTCATTTCTGTATGTTTCTTCATTTACATTTCTCGCACGCATTTCTCAGGTGTTAATTAGTGTtgattgtgtttgttttgtgaATGTAGGTAATTTTTGTCTAAACGAAAAATTCTGATTTTCGCTGGTTATTTTACAGTTAATTTTGattaatttttccattttttttttttttcgtttttagtTGGAATTTCATTAGTAAAGTAGCACTGTTGATTTATAGATGATCGGTTTGCTGCATTGTGTGTGATTGCGTAAGATTTTTCGTTGTTTTATCGGTTTTATGAATACCGATACTTGTTGAGTTGCTGTGGTTGGATTGCGTAAGATTTTTTCGCGAACAAATGTTTCTATATTCGCATGCAAGCTGACTCTAGTTCTGCTAGGTTTATCGTACAAATGTTTCTATTTCGCGGTTTTAGCAAACTGCGATTCGCCTCATTGTAGTTGCTAGTAGTTTTAATATGTTTGTATGCTGTTGCTTTTGGTAGATTTTGTACTAGCTTGGAATGTAGGTGCTTTTTTTTACTAATGTAATAGAGGCATTGAGGCCGAAATAAGAGGAATTGCAAAGGTTGAGGTGGTCGTGGAAGGAGGAAGCGGAGGAAGAGTAACTATCCCTTCAGGGGTAATTGTTAGCCGTTACTCTCCTTGGGTAATTGATGTTCCTACATAACAAATAAGGCCTTTAACCACCATTACTTTGTGTTTATATTTTCATTTTCCGTGGCCTTCATTTCTTAGCGAGCTCATGTCTTGTCAAACTCTACATTGATTGTCATTTTCTGTGTAGCTATGATTGCACTGAGTGTGACGAGTAGTTAGTAATTCTTATACCTGCACACATTACTATGATATGCTGGGGATAAATTTGAAATTATGCCCTATTTCTGGACAGGTTGACGATGACGAATGCTAATGGAGAAGTACATTTAGAGAATATGGAGTTGGAGGATAGTGGGAGTAGGAGAAGGAGTGCACGCACAAAAGGCAAGAAAGTAAGCTATAATGAAAAGATAATTATGTCAACTTGTGGTGGGACGCCTCCAAAGAAGAAGCAGACTAAACAGCAGCACTCAAAAAAGTCAAAGCCGGCAGCTGTAGCTGCATCAACGGTATCAGAGGAGATGGTTACAAGCATTTTGAATGGGACAACAAAGGAAGGGGGTGGTttgttagggttagggtttcagCTGGAAGAGGTTGATGCTGGAAATTTGGCGGAGAAGAGTGATAATCTGAAAGTGAAAGAGACTTTGAGAGCTTTCAACAGCTACTACCTTCACTTCATTCAGGTTTACAACTTCTACAGCTGGTATATTATGTATTTATGCCCTATATTACTTGGACTCGGGCACATGAGTCACATACACACATGTTAAACTTGCGGTGACCCAAATATTAAGACACAGGGACTTTGCTTTAAAATGAGGAGACTACAGGAACACGTTCTAACTTCTAAGTCATTAATTTAATTAGAATATTTAACTATTCTGTGTTTTAAGTGAAGTGAAATTGAGAGACATATACAATAGAAGGCTTAAAATAGTCAAAATCATACTATATGCTTCGTATACAGGCCTTCTGCTCTTGTCATATAAGACTGCCACGCTGTTCTCTTTTGGGAGAAGGTTTAGATTGGTACATGTCTTATAATACTAAATACCTATATCTAGTGTCGTATGATCATGTAGTGAAATGTCTTAGTAACACATAAGTACATAATCACAATCATTTGGAGTATTTACTGTAATTATTTAGTAAGTTGTGGTTCGCTGCTCCTGTTGGTTGTAGGAGGAAGAGAAGAGATGCAAAAGTGTGGAAAAGAAAGCTAAAAAGGTTTACTGCTTGCTTTAAATTATTTGCAAATTTCTGATATTCTAAATACTTAACTAACTTTGGTATTTATGCTTATGCCTTTCGAAGAAACAGAATGGAGAAATTATCAAATCACCTCATAAGCGCCCAGACTTGAAGGCAATCTCAAAGGTAATATGAATTCTATAATTAAAATAGGGTATCTATTCATTCAAGTTATCTTTGTTATTCTTTTGGGACACGAAGAAGTTTAAAAACTACCCAGCATTTGAATCTTTAAATGTTAATATTGCAGATGAACGCAACTGGTAGAGTACTATATCCTGAAAAGCAGTTTGGTGCTATTCCTGGTAAATTGTGTTTGTTGTTTAAGTTTTCGTTTTCGTTTTCGTTTTTTCTGTTAAGTAAATGGTACTCTGGTTGACATGCAGATGTTTTATGCAACTAATTTATCCTtgcaggtgttgatgttggtcACCAATTTTTCTCCAGAGCTGAAATGGTTGCTGTTGGTTTTCATAGCCATTGGTTGAATGGTATTGATTACATGGGCCAGAAATATTGCACAGGGGTAACTAGTTTGCTATCTTGGCAACTTTTAATTTTCATGTATTGTGATATTAAGTTCTGATGCGATTAGTATATCAGAGATTAAAACAACTACTGTACAAGACAATCAGATTAGAGCCAATGTTTTTGGTTTTAAATATTGTTGATAAATTGCCTGATCAAGTGTAGTAATAGGATTACAGAGTACTTGAAGAAAACATTGAGGTATAAAGTATAATCCGAACCCAATTGAGGTGGAACATGCCGAGCTCGACTTGTTGATTTTAAaagttttttaatttttttaatttatacCCCAATTCTTGGTATTAAATGCAATTTATGTTTTCTTGATAGATTTGATTTAAGTTTATTAGATAATCATACTGCAGTCAGACTTACAGTCAAATTCATGCAGTGGTGTTGTGAGTTAAAGCGTGTTTCCTAAAAAGTTATTTCTTTCAACTAGGTAGATTTGATTTAGTATATTAACCAGGCATACTTCAGTAAGACTAGGTAGTATTTACTGCTGCTGTTCGATCTTGTTAAAGGGGTCACTAAAGACGCTTCATTTTGCAACCTAATTTTGCAGAAGCTCAGCGAGTATACATTTCCTCTTGCTGTCGCCGTTGTAATGTCCGGGCAATATGAAGACGATCTTGATAATTCTGAGGATGTCATTTACACCGGTCAAGGGGGAAATAATTTACTAGGTGACAAAAAACAAATTGGAGATCAGAAAATGGAAAGGGGTAACTTAGCCCTGAAGGTGTGGTTGTTAATCTTATAAACATGTAACCTTTTGCTTGCACATGACTATATGCTCATAATTTTTATGATTTCATGTATCACATTTTTTATTGCAGAATTCAATGCTAGCAAAACTTCCTGTTCGGGTAATCAGGGGTCATAATTCAAAAAGCTCATATGTGGGAAGAGTTTACACTTACGATGGCCTCTACAGAGTAAGACCCTCCCAAAGCCTCTCTGAAATATATTTTGTTTTGGAGGCTTTTTCTGGCTTAACTATTTATTTATTAGTTCGTGCTTAGACTAGTTACGTTTCTTGTTTGTGTTTTGATACGTATGATAGTTTAAAAATTTGGCAAGGATTTGCTGTTATCCTCTCTGAGCTAAGTAGTAGACCTATGCACCTCACTGCAACAGTGATGCAGCTTAGCTATATTTTAGGCTCATTTGCAtgttgtttttgtaattttttcagTTGCATTGTAATCTTTTAAAAGTAGTATCTTGTTTATCGCTTCGGAAATTAAGCTTCCCAGAGTACATCACATTTTTTGAATGTTATTCTAAGTTAGGTTCATAAAATTTGGAGTTCTGATTTCAACTACAGTGTGAACTTCTTAAAGGGCTATAGTGTCAACTTCTCAAAGTGCCTTTGTTGTTTTCAAATTTAAAATGCTGTATTGAATACAAAGCAGAGTACGGATTGGGCTTGCCACATGAGTTTCCAATGTATGGTTCTGTAGTTGGACTTTGAGAAGGCATATTAAAAGATTAGTTAGGTATTTCTAAACTAGGTACTTGGGATAACGGGGTTTGATCCACGATTCCACGTTGGGGACGATGGATGAGAGGGTGTTTATCACATGTATATTTAGGTGCCTCTGGATAGATCTGTTAGGGAGTGGTCTACTTCTACCCAAGCTTTAGAAACGAGGATCCTTTATTGCAAAGTTTGATTTGTTTTACCGAGGTCTTCGAATTCTAGTATATATACCATTTCTGTACCCACTTGTGGTTGATATTTTGAGCATGATGACGGATGGAGCTACTACCTTTGGTGTTATTGAGTGGATTAAATGAGGAAGGAAGCTACTTCTTGCTTATCACATTCAATTTACTGGCGGTGTGATTTTGTTTCAATCAAGCGAGGGAGCATTTTTGAGAGGATCTGTACATTCTTTTCTCAGGCATGGAAATTGATTTGGCCACATGTGCGGTAGAAATTGCTTCTTTTGACAGGTGTTTGGTTCTTTATCTGCCGCTAACTTACCTGGGCATACCACTGTGAGGTGGTGGCTAGGAACCAAGAATAATTGGACTTTGGGAACCCCTTGATGCTATAAAGGTGAAGTGCATACGTGGTACGAGTAGCTTGGGAAGTAGAATTAGTGTTgtttcttatccctccatcttgcCACTATGATATATTTCCTTGTTGAAATTACCTGCCTGGGTTGCAGATTGGAAGAGGAAAAATCACGATAAATTACTTAAGATCCTGTTGTTAGTTGggatgctgtgtgtgtgtgtgtgcgcaaATCAAATTTGTTGCGTTTCAGTCGTCCAGTGAACTGAAGAGAGTTTTTAGGGTACTGgtgtctttttttttctttctattaGAACTCGATTATTTGTTGAATCAAATAATTAGAAGTCGTTACAGTATACAAGTATCATGTGTAATGGATGTTACTTTTTGTTGGGGAccaattatttatttactttcAAACGAATACATGCATAAGATATTATGATTATAAAAGGTGAGGAATGCGGAATTCTTGGAAGACGGGTGGAAAGcagatttttgtttttgttttttcttttttttttttgggcgtGTGTGTGTGTCGTTTTTTCACCTGTATTTGTGATCTTTACAAAATGGCACAATCCCTGATTCAAGATGGGTGAAATGCCGAATTGTAAGACAATTAGAGGATGTTTGCAAAGGATTGCAATTTTACCTAAAAAGATTGCATTTATCATGGTTTCGTTGTAGTAATAGTTATCCTCTTGCTCCACCATTGCTTATGATAAGGAAATGAATTAGCTGTTGGGCAAACTTTCTATCCTAGGCGATGTTCATTTATCTGGAGAATGCTTATATTAGAGTTTGAAAAACTCATTGTTGTGGTCTTTTTTTCAATTGCAGATCTTTTAAACTTCTGAACAATTTTGTTTCCTCTGAACTTCATACGCCTATTATGAATTGGCTGATATTACATTAGTAAATGCAGAATCTTTATGATCTTGACAGGTAGTCAAATATTGGGCCGAAAAAGGAGTCTCTGGACACACAGTCTTCAAGTTTCAGCTGAAACGCCTTGAGGGGCAGCCTGAATTGACTACAAACCAGGTTTGTTTTATTGGTCTGCTCATTATTGGCCTGGGTACTCTGGTCAAAGATATTTTCTAATCTGCTTTTTATAATGAATGTACTGCTTTATTGAAGGGCACCATGTGAAAGCCATTTTTTGTCCTCGATTTTCTTTTAGAAACGATCCTCCTTTTCCATTTATGCTCAACAATTTTAATGAGGCTCTCATTTTTTTTGGCTCTTTTATTGTTCTTAATTTCTAACTGCTCCATGTCTCCGCGTAGTGAGCGATTCGAGTAACCCTGGCACTACATAAAACCTGCTTAAGGAAGATAGTATTCGGAGTTTCAAGAAAACCTTCTTTCAACAATGTTCTTAGCTGCATTTTTATGCTTTATGGGTTTTGTTGCACGTCCTTTGAAATCACCAGGCTCTAGTGAGAACTGGTGGAAAAGAAACCGGTGGTGTGTAGGCGGAATGTATTCTTTACGTCATGCTTAATCAACCAAACAACACTTGTGCCCATGACATCACATCAGTTTCTCGCACGCTTTTTACCCAAGGCATCATTGGCTGTGAGCCAACTGCCACTCACCTTGCTGCCAAGGGGAATGACATGTGACACTGTGTTTTGGTGATTTGGTGTGGTCGATTGAGCCTAGTTCTCCAGCTAGCTACATTACACTTGGCCCATGTAATTTTTGACTAATTTTGCCGACCCTATTTGAATATGTTCTCTAAAACACATCCATAGCTAGATGCAAAAGAAGTCTCACTATCCTTTAGAAGAAGAGTTTTTAAAATCTACCCAAACTTTTAAAACAAATGCATTGGAAAGGAGTGATGTTTTTCAGGCAGTCTAATTGTTTCCCTCTACTTTTTGTTCATTGTATTATTTAATTCTTTCTAAACATTTTCTAACTTTGTCACATCTAGAATCATCTTTTCTACTTCTGCAAATCTTCTTGCACTTATGATGCGATCTTTAATGTATAGAAGTCTGTCAAGATAGAATACAAGGAATCACTATTTTGTTTCCAATAGAGGGTTAAAATAATAACAAATACATGCCAGATATGTAATTATGTATGAAGGGGATACATTTGCACCAAACAGGATAACATAACCCTTACTGCTTTTCTTTTATGATGCCTGATGTTATTTCTAGACATGTGTTAATCTAGAACACCTAAAAATCATTTGTTGATTGAATTTAAAATAGCAGATAGGATCGTCAAGTCTGTAAGGAAATGTATATTTTCCATCTGCTTGCAAACTTTTGAATACTTAAAGTCAggcatttatttttgtaattttatattAAGGTGCTTGATGTCCATGCCACAAAGGATTTTTTGGAAGTTGCATGTTTGCTGCTGCCTTCCACATTCCATAATTCACAAGTCTCTAGCTATAGACTGTGATGACATATATAAGGAATGCTGATCATTTTTTTCAATTGACAGGTTCAATACTTTAAGGGCCGAGTTCCTGATACTATTGCTGAAGTGCGAGGGTAATTGTTTCGTAGACGAATATTTTCTTGTCCAAATGCTTTTATGAGATATGTGATAtcattctgttttttttttttttgttacttgAAGGCTAGTCTGTGCTGATATTTCTGAGGGTCAGGAGGATATTCCCATTCCAGCAACTAATCTGGTTGACGATCCGCCTGTACCACCTACAGGTACACTACTTATGCTAACTTTTATAAATTCTCCGTTCTTTATTCTAGATGCCCATAATTCTGTCATTAGTGCCTAGAGTATAAATGTATGCAAGTAATGCAACTTCGTCAATACTTCTATCCTTCTAATTTACAAGAATTGATATGCCAGTATTTTTTAAGAGATCAAAGTAAGCAATGCCAATTTTGTTAATTGTTCATTGTGTACTTTTTAAGTTCAGAATTGAATTAGACAACTGGTTTAGAATAAGTGGGAGCTTCAGAAAAAGTTAAATACAATTGCACCTCTATTTAACTTCGTGAGTATATAAGTTATAAAATTGTACAGTCTCTATACTACTACGAATGAGAAGGAAAATTAACATAAAAAATGTGAGACGATAGAAGAGTGGAATAATGACTTTAATTAATGAGGTGTTATGAAGATAAACTTTCAAAGTCACAAATATTT
Encoded here:
- the LOC141599135 gene encoding histone-lysine N-methyltransferase, H3 lysine-9 specific SUVH4-like isoform X1 yields the protein MTNANGEVHLENMELEDSGSRRRSARTKGKKVSYNEKIIMSTCGGTPPKKKQTKQQHSKKSKPAAVAASTVSEEMVTSILNGTTKEGGGLLGLGFQLEEVDAGNLAEKSDNLKVKETLRAFNSYYLHFIQEEEKRCKSVEKKAKKKQNGEIIKSPHKRPDLKAISKMNATGRVLYPEKQFGAIPGVDVGHQFFSRAEMVAVGFHSHWLNGIDYMGQKYCTGKLSEYTFPLAVAVVMSGQYEDDLDNSEDVIYTGQGGNNLLGDKKQIGDQKMERGNLALKNSMLAKLPVRVIRGHNSKSSYVGRVYTYDGLYRVVKYWAEKGVSGHTVFKFQLKRLEGQPELTTNQVQYFKGRVPDTIAEVRGLVCADISEGQEDIPIPATNLVDDPPVPPTGFKYIRFVKVADNVKIPAPTIGCGCTGSCVDPKICACARLNGSDFPYVQKDGGRLIEAKAVVFECGPKCACGPACVNRTSQKGLRYRFEVFRTPKKGWAVRSWDYIPAGAPICEYIGILKKSDDADSVLENNFIFDIDCLQTMKGLDGREMRLRDVSIPSEGFSEKEKVFAGAPEFCIDAGLTGNVARFINHSCEPNLFVQCVLSSHHDIKLARVMLFAADNIPPLQELTYDYGYALDSVIGQDGKIKQMTCYCGAPGCRKRLF
- the LOC141599135 gene encoding histone-lysine N-methyltransferase, H3 lysine-9 specific SUVH4-like isoform X2 yields the protein MTNANGEVHLENMELEDSGSRRRSARTKGKKVSYNEKIIMSTCGGTPPKKKQTKQQHSKKSKPAAVAASTVSEEMVTSILNGTTKEGGGLLGLGFQLEEVDAGNLAEKSDNLKVKETLRAFNSYYLHFIQEEEKRCKSVEKKAKKNGEIIKSPHKRPDLKAISKMNATGRVLYPEKQFGAIPGVDVGHQFFSRAEMVAVGFHSHWLNGIDYMGQKYCTGKLSEYTFPLAVAVVMSGQYEDDLDNSEDVIYTGQGGNNLLGDKKQIGDQKMERGNLALKNSMLAKLPVRVIRGHNSKSSYVGRVYTYDGLYRVVKYWAEKGVSGHTVFKFQLKRLEGQPELTTNQVQYFKGRVPDTIAEVRGLVCADISEGQEDIPIPATNLVDDPPVPPTGFKYIRFVKVADNVKIPAPTIGCGCTGSCVDPKICACARLNGSDFPYVQKDGGRLIEAKAVVFECGPKCACGPACVNRTSQKGLRYRFEVFRTPKKGWAVRSWDYIPAGAPICEYIGILKKSDDADSVLENNFIFDIDCLQTMKGLDGREMRLRDVSIPSEGFSEKEKVFAGAPEFCIDAGLTGNVARFINHSCEPNLFVQCVLSSHHDIKLARVMLFAADNIPPLQELTYDYGYALDSVIGQDGKIKQMTCYCGAPGCRKRLF